TGATCGGGCGATTTCTGACCAATTTAACATTCCAATAGTGATTGATTTTAGAATAGACGATTTTGATTTCTGACCGAATCAGAATCTTTAACGGTTCACAATTTAACTAATTAATCAACTGATTTGAGctttaatttttatagtttACTCTAATATTTTTGTGTTATCATATGGATCCTGTTCAAATCCATATTCTAAGTAAAAAATAAggtaaattaatttaattatattaggtgtatattaaaattaataataaatataaaatatatattaaaaataattaaactatatataaCAGATTTTACTGTTTAATTTTAGTGACTAAGGGTGTGTTTGTGAAACACTGTTGGAGAGGATAAAAGTGCGTTTCAATGCTTTGAACGCTGATCTTTGATGTTTGACAACTTTTTTTCTCTAAACGCCAACGTGATTCTACATCCCAAAAGTTCGTTTactagaaataaaaaattatagctTCTGCTTACTCAACCTACGTTTAGGTTTGTTGCTGGTTATTATTggttttttcataattttttttaaataaatactgAGAATATCAAAacaattattctaatttttgtgcactatttactattttaattttttataatatgtattattgtttctattaaaaatgataaattaaataaaaaattaattataaataataataaaaatataacttgtAAAAAATTAGaacctaaaataataataaaaataaaattattaagagtatttaaaaaaaattttatatattatttttaatgtaataaataaatattaatttttactataaaaaatacttaaaaagtTGTCaacttttatgttatttttagtttcataaataaatattaatttttattataataataaaaaattataatatactaaaataaaatactataaaaaatactatataaaatatactaaaaaaatataaaaaaattaaatatatttaaaaaataatattataatttaatattatatttttttagtaattaattaattatttatttagaagtgattttaactaatattatccaaataatatttattttattaaaattaattttagtaaaaattattaaacataAATCATGTTGACACAAATTCACTTTTACCTAAAATTAATTCTACAAAATTACTTCTATTTAAACTCCAATTTATCCAACGTAAATACAAACACACACTAAATAATACTTTTGAAAATAGCATTTTTGTGGTTGGTGACGGAACAGggtgtatttatatatatattgcataCCATACTACTAGCCAAGAATCCGGTATCGTTAAACACGAAGAAAGAACCATAGGCGGAAATTCCAAACCCCAGCTTCCTTCTTAAAATTACAGTCTCAACTTTCACCTTCTTCACTCCGATTCCCAGGTACGCTCTCAGATCTCATTTTCCTCACTCCAGATCTGATTTCTTCTACCCTCCCTTTATCGATTCCATGTTTTACGCCTTTCTGACGATTCTGTTATTGGAATAATATATTGTTGCGTTTTGTCTGTTTCAGGAAGCTTCAAATGGCGGCGGCGGCTTCAGCAACAGCGCCTACCTTCATCGTTGGAACCACCCATAGAGgaacctctctctctcaatCGAAGCCTCTCGGAGGACTTAGGTTTAACTCGAAGAACCCCCTCAAGAACTTCTGCGGCCTCAAGGCTTCATCTTCCGTCACATTGGAGTCCCAATTATCGTTCTCCGGCAAGGAAACCGTTTTCGCCCTCCGAGCATCTTTTGCATCCAAGGCACAAACGCAAGACAGGACTATCCACTACAATCTTCAGCCTCAGGCATCGTTTAGAGTCGCAGTTCTCGGTGCCGCCGGAGGGATTGGCCAGCCTCTCGCTCTGCTCATCAAGATGTCCCCGCTGGTTTCTGATTTGCACCTTTATGATATTGCCAATGTCAAGGGTGTTGCTGCTGACATCAGCCACTGCAACACGCCTTCGCAGGTGAGGGATTTCACCGGAGCTGCTGAGTTGGCTAACTGTTTGAAAGGGGTTGATGTTGTTGTTATCCCCGCCGGAGTTCCAAGGAAGCCAGGGATGACTCGTGATGACCTTTTCAACATCAACGCTGGCATTGTTAGGGACTTGGTTTCCGCTGTGGCCGATAATTGCCCCGGTGCTTTTATTCACATCATCAGTAATCCGGTGAACTCCACGGTGCCTATTGCGGCCGAGGTTCTGAAGCAGAAGGGTGTGTATGATCCTAAGAAGCTCTTTGGTGTTACTACCTTGGATGTTGTCAGGGCGAACACATTTGTTGCTCAGAGGAAGAACCTGAAGCTGATTGATGTTGATGTGCCTGTTGTTGGGGGCCATGCTGGGATTACCATACTTCCCCTGCTGTCGAAGACAAAGCCCTCCGCGAGTTTCACTGATGAAGAGATTGAAGAGTTAACTGTCAGGATTCAGAATGCAGGAACAGAAGTTGTTGAAGCAAAGGCTGGTGCCGGATCTGCTACTCTGTCTATGGCATATGCGGCTGCTAGATTCGTTGAGTCGTCTCTTCGTGCTCTCGATGGAGATGGGGACGTGTATGAGTGCTCGTTTGTACAATCAGACCTGACTGAACTTCCATTTTTTGCTTCAAGGGTCAAACTCGGCCGGAAAGGAGTTGAGGCTTTGATTCCATCTGATCTCCAAGGGTTGACTGAATATGAAAAGAAGGCTTTGGAAGCACTTAAGCCGGAACTTAAGGCCAGCATCGAAAAGGGAATTGCTTTTGCTCAGAAGCAAACAGTTGCTGCTTAAACCTTCAATTTATCATCTCTGTTGTCCCTTAGAATAGAAAATCAAAAGGTTGTTTCTCAAGGTATTCTGGGTTTCTTTCTTTGAGCATAAATACTTCTTAGAGAAGTTAGGTTGAGGATTTCATTGTAGGATCATACTGCATTCACTACCTGGGATGCAAAATTTTCCATACTATCAATTTTGCTTCCAGCTCTATTGGTAGATAGGGAATGAGTTTCCATTCCTGTTACTGAATTGTGCTCTAGTTTTTTTTGTCagaaatatcaaaatatatcatTGTTATCATGTAAAATTGGTACACTTGAAGCTTTAATTTCTCATTGTGTTATATTTCAAAAAGTTATGCTTACTTTGATCAACTTGAAGGCTAGTGATCAATATTAggtcaattaaaatttttgtaagggCTATGCTCAGATATTTCCTGTGTACTTGGAATTTCACTCAAAACAGTAAATGTGCAGAAAATCATTTGGGAATAATAGTAGGACCATTGATTTATTGCTGTTACGTTTGCATAACTATATGGACTtactaaaaagaaaattgtttgtTGAATATAGTCATAATCATTCAAAAGTAAGAGGTACTCAAAAGAATTGCCTGAGAGTACTGGAGACATAACTATATGGACTtactaaaaagaaaattgtttgtTGAATATAGTCATAATCATTCAAAAGTAAGAGGTACTCAAAAGAATTGCCTGAGAGTACTGGAGACGCCTTCCTTGCTGCATGTCTAATAATAACCTCTTCTTTATGTCGACAAATCCTAGATAAACATCCTCAGTATGAACAAAATATCTCGAAAATGCCACTACCAAACCCATCAAGTGGCAAACACAAATATCCTCCTTCATGTCTGAGTGGCAAGTATCCAATATCATCACCATGTGCCTCACTTAATAGGACAGTCATATACAAAGTGATCAACTCAACAGCTTGAGACAAATTCAGATAAGCCCCTTGGTTTTATAGACTAACAAGTGAATGGTGCTTAGTTCTGAATAAAGCCAACCATATCTGCATCAGAGGCAAAGCTTTGCTAAAGGTGGTGTTTGCCGTTTGGTTTCAGAAAACTTGCCTTGAGGGGAGTGCTCCATTTGAAGTATGTCTTTAGAGAAACTTCACAAAATTAGTGTTTGGTTTTGCAAACCTATGACAAGCTCAAGGGTTACCTTTACCAATAATCATTACAGGAGCAGAGCCCTCCACGGAAGTGGTGAAACCGATTATGGTCCCTAAGGACCACATCACGGTTGTAAACCCAGGAAAATGTTTTCAGGAAATTGTGGCAATCAACACATAGTCGGAGATTATTGGCCACTCTCAGTGTTGTGCCTGGTGGAGTAGCAAGAACCCCAAAAGCAACAGCCAACTTTTCACTGTGATAAGAGAGCACATAACCCTTTTCTTTGTCATCTATCTTATGTAACTCAGATGAAGGCTCAACAACATAACCTGCAATCTTCAGCTGCTTATTGATCTCATTCAGCGTCTTATAAATCTCGCTTTTTCTTGGGTGCAAAACATCATCGACAACAAAATCATGTACTGTTCCTTTCAACTCAATTGTGCTACAACCAGGTgttgtttggattgatttttctttcataaGTTTTCTCACTTCTGCTACCTTGTCCCAGTGACCAGCTGAAGAATAAATATTCAGGAGCAAAACATAATCCCCGGCTTCTTGAGCCTTCAATTCAATCAAGTGTTCAATAACTCGTTCGCCAAGTGTAACGTCGCCATAAATTCTGCAAGCTCCAAGCAAGGTCCTCCATATTGTTGAATCTGGCCTCACAGCCATTGAGGTAATCAGTTGATAGGCCTTATCAAGTAAACCAGCGCGACCGAAGAGATCAACCATGCAGCCATAATGATGAATGTTGGGTGTAATCCCAAACTCTCGACTCATGCGGTTGAAAAATGAGATCCCCTCATCAACCAATCCAGAATGACTGCAAGCAGACAGCACTCCAGTGAATGTCTGATCATCAGGACAAATCCCCAATCTCTGCATCTCTTGAAATGCTTCAATTGCTTCTATCCCATATCCGTTAGCTGCCAAACCAGAAATCATCGCACTCCATGAAACCACACTTTTATTGCAAGTTCCCTTGAATACCTCATAAGCCTTATCTAAACTACCACACCGAGAATACATAGATATCAGAGAATTAGACAAATTGCGAGCAGCACCATAACCATGTTCCATGATGTATCTATGAATTCGTTCACCGAATTCCAAGGCATTCAAATGAGCACaagcttgaagaagaagcaaaCAAGTAACATCATCAGGTTCACATCCATACTTTGAGCTCTGCATGGCATCAAACAAATTCAGAGCATCCCGACTCCGTTTATTACGAATTAAGCAAGAGATCATGACGTTCCAAGCAATGGTATCCCTCTGGGGAATCTCATCAAACACCTTGCATGCATCATGACATTGCTGACACTGTGAATACAAGTCCATGAGAGAAGTGAGCAAAAGGCTATCTGATTGGTGTCCATCTTTGAAGACATTGCAATGAACCTGTGCCCCTCCAAAAAGACACAGGAACCTGATACAACACTTAATAGCAAAAGAGGAAGATAATGGGTCTGCAGAAACACCTCTTCTCCTCATATCTCGATACAATAAGAGACCCTTTTGGGGTGAATCGCTCATAGAAGAGGCCCTGATCATGGTATTGTAATGAGAAACAAAAGGGGAAGTAAAGCTCTGGAAGAAACGGTGGGAATAGCTATGGTCCTGCAATGGGCCAGAGAGAGCAACACGGTTCAAGAAGTGAAGAGAAACTGCAGGGTGTTCAGCAAGAGATGTGCGGAGAATATGAGCGTGTAATTGAAGAAGATGGGTCTTGTAAGAAGCAGATTTTATGGCGGAAATGACCAACTCCATGATGGGTGTTGGTTGGTCATGTTTACTTTGCTGAAAAGGAGGTAACCATAACTTCGGGGGAGGTTGCTCCGGTGGGTTGGTGgtgtgatgaagaagatgaatggcaataaaagaagaaagtgaAAGAGAGAGACGTTGGGGATTTGGCGCTGCAAGGAGCCAAGGGTTGTGGAAGAACACAACTTGTTTCATTTGCGGAATCTAGCAAAGATTTCAAGCTCTCAAGATTGAAGAACAGAATAGTAGAATACAGGAAAGGGAACTGACTACGCCGCCAAGTAAAAAATCtaatatttctaaatttttaataataatattgttttaaaatgacaagaaaaaaaaaattaaattctatttaCCACCTGTTCCCTTCTATTGGTTATCATTCGTAAACGCTCCCAAAATTTaggttattttatttaaatatatttgagtaaaaaaaataaaaaatatatataaaaaataattttattttttattataaaatatattaaaaaaaataaaaataatattaaaaatataaaaaaataagtttttttaatattaaagagataaaaaattagtagattttattaattttttatctatttttttaaattttttttaattaaataataaaaaataatatatttttttttttcatttctttttaaACAAACATAGTTTTACCGAGCATTAGCATTCCTCGTTGTATTGTgaaatttactattttatttatttctttccaTCGATTAACATTGTGAAAATTCATCATTTTATAGCATAATTTAGAAAAGCTTTTATCCAACGACACTATTTGAGAAGGATATAAAGAATATCATGCAAAATTGAAAATGGTATACCTATAAACtatagatactattttattaaataaaaaatactatgtACATTCTGCCATTATATATTTGCATTCATGAAAATTTTTAAGCGGTTTTGTTATGATGTAAAAAAAATGTAGTTAAGAAATAGTTAACGTAAAAGTAAAGAAACCTAAATTAAGTGTATTTTCAATATTTCTCTGTGAAAATAATGAAAAGtacaaattttcaatttttaagtgATACTCAAACAAATTGCAATGATTTTAAGAGAATTCTATAATTAACCGAATACGATCActtattgatttttttgttattttgttacgctttgtatttttaatttcttttttatggttttaaatttttttttaaaaaatacaaatttgaAGGTTAGAtttgagttttttattttaaatttttttcaatatacAAATCTGATCCTCAGATTTGTAACTCTACGAAATCTGACTCTCAGATTTTTCTACTCTCCCAAATTTAATGGTCCAATTTGTtactcaaaattaaaaaaaaagattaattcATATTCAAAAAGAATACACCAATAATTCATGATGATGAATTAcacacaattttttttcatataaaaaaaatgagccattttgttaaaagaataaaacaaagTACTTACTTAGTTTTAGACGGAAGATTCATGGCCAAGAATATAGAAACAATATAGTGAACTCATCTTATGGCGGAGGAAAAGGAAGCATCTAATAATTAacccaaagaaaaaaaaaaatcttacgATTAAATTTTCTTTCATGCTATTGAACTCATTTCCTTTCAAAAGATAGTTCCATGAAAATACTTAATTCATTCTAACTTGAAAGACgaagaatgaaaaacaaaagtgCTTCATTCAAACCAGAAGCGAGAACAACACCTTTACAAAGggccaaaaagaaaaaaataaaaaaacaaaacaaaataccACCACTCTCCAATTGATCATTCACCACTTGGGTGATTAAACATATAGCTAGAACACATTTGAATGTTGTGGGAGAAAGAAGGCAAAGACAACACAGATTTGATGTCTCGTTCTTGatattcatcatcatcaaagcTAATAAATTCAACACCACCCATTGTGTTATTCTGACTAGTTCTTAATGCATTATGTCCAATAATatgatatgatgatgaagacGAAGATTCCATGGATGAATTTGAAGAAGTACAACCCATCATGAGCTTCCTCTTCTTGTAATTAGCCTTGAAGCATGCTTGTCTAAGCCTTTTGGTATTGTCTTCAAGTTGCAAATCAGGCATTTCTTCcagaagcttcttttccttctctaATATCTCAATTGCATTCCTTAGCTTCTCTTcactctctctcccctcttCCTTCCCTAACTCCTTCAATAACCCCATCACACCCCAAAACAAAACGTTGCACGAATCAGTATCCTTAATTACTACAATAATTAaaggattaataataataataatgtaaacTTTTAATTAGTTTATACAATACATTAACCCCAAAATATGTAAACAATACAACATCATCTTTAATTTGTTACctcaaataataaaaacacaaaaacatgGTATCACCATCAAACATTAGTATATATGTGTTCATaaaatgtaacaaaaaaaagaaatgaaaaaaagaatGTTCTTAATAGCTTTTAGAATTTGCATCTATATAagaatagaatagaataatgtGAAGTAATGAAGGGACCTGAACATTATTGATGAGGGTTTGAAGGCTCATAAGTTTTCGATGAGGCCACCTTCGAATCCCTAACTCTCTGCATCTCTTCTTCAAAAGAGTTAAGCCCACATCAAGTTCCTTCGCTGCTTGAGTAATTGGCATGTAGAAATACTCCGATATCATCTTCCTTGATAACATTTTCGTACTGTTGCTACTTCTCTCTTCTCTACAAACTCGTTTACTCATAACCCTCCGGATGCTCTTATTTTCTTCATTGTTTTTGTTGGAAagtaatgatgatgatgaaactTTTTCTGAACAATCAAAGCCGGCATCCACTTCGTTCCAGACAGAAAACCCTTTCTTGATATCATAAAAGTCATAGTCTGCATATATATAAGGACAAGGTATAATATAAGTAGCTATAGTAGTATAAGAATCTaataagcaaaaaaaaaaaaactttaagaAACTCATCATGGTGATATATATACCTTTAATAGTTGAAATTGGCTCGATGGAAAGAGTTTCATAAAACGGAAGTGAAGGGTAACACTCCATGTCTTGTATTGAAAACTCGTGTGCCCAACATCCCAGTGGTGGATATTCGTTAGTGTTTCCACTGAAATATAAATTGAAAATGAATAAATGCAGAGCACAGTGGCAATGCAAATAATTcacaaaaagaaaagtatatatAGTATAGTGTTGTAACTTGTAACGAGTTAATCTAAATAGATTACCAGAAAgaataataatcataatcatataCGGAAAATTGGGTGGGAAGTGGGAAAGGATCATCAATTTGTTGAGGGTTGAAGAAGTTGCAAGAAGccatgaagatgatgatgatgagggaGAGAATTGATGAAGCGAGGAATATAGTGATTAGTGAGTGAGTGAGGGATACGAAGAGAAAGAAGTTGGCAATATATATacgaatgatgatgataaatgGGTGATAATGGAGGGTAATTACTTGGAGAAAGTGCGCAGCCTTCTACCAGTTAAATGGCTTTTAATGCTATGCTTATGAGTTGTGAGAGTTACAAGGATCTTATTAATTGCATGAATATATAATTCTAATCAAACCTGTTTTGATCTTAGCCATTAGATTTGGGTTCAACCTAGCTTTTATATTATTTCATTAgagtaaattattaaaataacaCTCACAAAATTTATATTGCTGACAAAATAAATCTTAAACGATactaacaataaataaatttaaaaaaaaaattaaaaatgcgATAAAAAAAActagatattaaatatatattttaaaaagattttagagatcaaattttaatataaatttttgtaattattattaaaaaataatttttttatttttaaatttgataattttatgtaaaataaattttttataaaaaaaaaattattgtgagTTATCATGTTTCTTAGAAAAGTTTGGCTAACATGCATGTGTCATAAGTGCACATAATAAGTTTATCACTGCTAgtagaaaattttaaatatttttatttaataaatacaaaataaatatattaaaaatttaaattttttatatttttaataaatttttttattttgtaatctTAACATGTGCCTTAAAAAGCAAAGTCACATGataaataaactttttttttttaaaaaaaatctaaagataaagtttttgttatgaatttttttgtgcatcttctaaatatttatttaaaggttgacataaaaattaaaatcaaatagataagtcatttattaaatataaaaattgttttgtcacttacaaaaaatataataatgatTGGTTATTTTTGTCGTATTTTCAGATCACTTAGAGGTTATTTTGTTGATAATATCTTTCAGTAACCTTAACTTTTTGTCAATGGCTAGATCTTCGAGTACTAAATTGGTAGTTAAACCTATGTTATTATTAGAAGATTATTTACATACGATTTTCAATTATCAACTTTATTGAAAGACAACTCCATgtgaatttttactttattaatattattacaaaatattatttgtatactaaaatcagccaccaaaatcaatcattatgtatttgtgtataaatatgtACATGTAAaatttaactcatttttaatgtgtattttatattttaatatatattttatattttaatatatattattatatatttatgacTGATTTTAATGTACACCTAATatgattgttattattattagagtttttttaattatatatctTAAGAACACATTTTAAGTATATCAAAAAACAATTATtaaaagttattaaaaaaataaatttttttatatttttaatacattaaatacattaaaaattcaaaaaaattattattttattttttaaagtgtGTTGTTAGGAcataatttaactaaattattattattattattattattattattattatctcgaataaaataattgtttgtttgataattaaaagtttTACATTAATAAAGTTGCTTTTACTAGTAGTATTACTAAACAAGTAACGAAAGTGAGGAAgtgtaataataaaataactaattaaggTAATTCTATACATTCACTTAAATTTTGTCtaaaatcaaaatatcattaatcatttttttaatgGGTTAATTTGTGtgtttaattataattaaataattattttggaCAGAATGAAgtgtcatttttttattattcttttatttatgagataaataataatatgtCTTCATTCTAAAAATATAGTTAAGCAAACTAAACTCTTCATTTTTTAAACAAGCTAAGTAGTTAATCTTACTActcttatcttttaaaatgtttataaattaataaaaaaaaggttCGATGATAAATATTTCTAAACGTAGAAgcaacttttttttaatttttttaaagttattattaaattattttttatttaaaattagtagaataattaaaaaaaactatgGGCATTACTCTTCTTATGGGataaagaagagagaaaagacagaatacaatatatatatatatttcgattttctaaattttagatttttatttgagaggataaagtgtgattttttattttttaatattttatctcttatattttttttttgtctcacctataaaatatataatgaaaGATTATATTGtactcctatatatatatacagagAGAGAAAGACACACACAAGTGTTttttagaaatataaaaataaatattttgtataagaactttacattttaattaaataatatatattaaatatgcaagaaaaataaaaaagcctCACATTTATATATTTAACATTAATATTCTCATGACATATACCAATTATTGGgaaaattttcataaataatatatgaataattaatgtgtattttcattatttatataataaaggTTTAATTAAGAAATGTCCCAAAAGTATATTAAGATTATTAttgaagtttaaatttttattttaaataaatatataataaatatattaaaaatgtaaatctgatatatttttatattttttctcaattaataaaatcaatcaATCCTTAGCTAAACCCTATATACTTATTTGCAAgactattataaaattttatatttttgtgtattttcaaGATTATCatctattatctattatattcttctaattttataacca
Above is a genomic segment from Arachis stenosperma cultivar V10309 chromosome 1, arast.V10309.gnm1.PFL2, whole genome shotgun sequence containing:
- the LOC130935466 gene encoding protein RKD3-like, producing MASCNFFNPQQIDDPFPLPTQFSVYDYDYYSFCGNTNEYPPLGCWAHEFSIQDMECYPSLPFYETLSIEPISTIKDYDFYDIKKGFSVWNEVDAGFDCSEKVSSSSLLSNKNNEENKSIRRVMSKRVCREERSSNSTKMLSRKMISEYFYMPITQAAKELDVGLTLLKKRCRELGIRRWPHRKLMSLQTLINNVQELGKEEGRESEEKLRNAIEILEKEKKLLEEMPDLQLEDNTKRLRQACFKANYKKRKLMMGCTSSNSSMESSSSSSYHIIGHNALRTSQNNTMGGVEFISFDDDEYQERDIKSVLSLPSFSHNIQMCSSYMFNHPSGE
- the LOC130937601 gene encoding malate dehydrogenase, chloroplastic, with translation MAAAASATAPTFIVGTTHRGTSLSQSKPLGGLRFNSKNPLKNFCGLKASSSVTLESQLSFSGKETVFALRASFASKAQTQDRTIHYNLQPQASFRVAVLGAAGGIGQPLALLIKMSPLVSDLHLYDIANVKGVAADISHCNTPSQVRDFTGAAELANCLKGVDVVVIPAGVPRKPGMTRDDLFNINAGIVRDLVSAVADNCPGAFIHIISNPVNSTVPIAAEVLKQKGVYDPKKLFGVTTLDVVRANTFVAQRKNLKLIDVDVPVVGGHAGITILPLLSKTKPSASFTDEEIEELTVRIQNAGTEVVEAKAGAGSATLSMAYAAARFVESSLRALDGDGDVYECSFVQSDLTELPFFASRVKLGRKGVEALIPSDLQGLTEYEKKALEALKPELKASIEKGIAFAQKQTVAA
- the LOC130937585 gene encoding pentatricopeptide repeat-containing protein At3g47530, with translation MELVISAIKSASYKTHLLQLHAHILRTSLAEHPAVSLHFLNRVALSGPLQDHSYSHRFFQSFTSPFVSHYNTMIRASSMSDSPQKGLLLYRDMRRRGVSADPLSSSFAIKCCIRFLCLFGGAQVHCNVFKDGHQSDSLLLTSLMDLYSQCQQCHDACKVFDEIPQRDTIAWNVMISCLIRNKRSRDALNLFDAMQSSKYGCEPDDVTCLLLLQACAHLNALEFGERIHRYIMEHGYGAARNLSNSLISMYSRCGSLDKAYEVFKGTCNKSVVSWSAMISGLAANGYGIEAIEAFQEMQRLGICPDDQTFTGVLSACSHSGLVDEGISFFNRMSREFGITPNIHHYGCMVDLFGRAGLLDKAYQLITSMAVRPDSTIWRTLLGACRIYGDVTLGERVIEHLIELKAQEAGDYVLLLNIYSSAGHWDKVAEVRKLMKEKSIQTTPGCSTIELKGTVHDFVVDDVLHPRKSEIYKTLNEINKQLKIAGYVVEPSSELHKIDDKEKGYVLSYHSEKLAVAFGVLATPPGTTLRVANNLRLCVDCHNFLKTFSWVYNRDVVLRDHNRFHHFRGGLCSCNDYW